AAAATTACTTTTAAGGTTAGCCCCGCTAATACTTAATGTTGAAGTCAGACTGCTTTTATTTGTGGCAACCACTGGTATACCAGCAGCAACAGTTAGTAACTGGTCACTGGCAGAAAGATTGAGTGCGGCGCCGCCATAGGGTCCGGTAAGTACAGAGCTCATCAGGTTAACATTATTTGCCGCGGGTAACTGATTATATGGCTGGGTAGTAGAAAATGAAAATGTACTGCTGCTGGCTTTTAGATCTACTAATGTGGGTACTGTGGTAAAATAATCATTGTTTACATTGCTGCTTATACCCAGGGCATTTCTGAAGGTGGCAAATGAAGTGACGTTAAGTGGTATTGTTGCCGGTGCCAGTGTGTTTAAAGTGATATAAGCTGGTACATTAAGTGTAAGCGTTGGCGTAGCCGGATTAATCCCACCTGTAAAAGTTAAAGTTGTCGCATAACTTCCGGCCGCCCAGGCAACCCCCACAGGAGAAACGGTATAATCTACAAGCATGGTGCCGCTTAGCAGGCCAACGGCGACAAAATAAATGTTTTGTGATACACTGGAAAGTATAATCTGATTTGTACCAGAAAGGAGATTTACACCACCAATTGAAGTTACCTTCATATTGATCAGGTTTGGAGCTAAAGGAATAGCAGGCAGTGTACCGGGCGTAGGAGTAAGAGTTGTTCCGCTTGCTTTAGCATTTATTGCAGACAGCAAGCTTAAAAAAGGAGATGCACCACTATTTAAATTGACCAGATAGCTGGTTTGTCCCGAAATATTTGCTTCAGGTAGGTCGATCGTCAACTGCGCATTGGCATTTCCAACTATAAAACAGTAAAAAACAACACTAAGGGCGATATATAATCTCTTTTTCAGCAACTTTTAAATCATAAGTAGATCCGGCATCAAGCAAAGCAACGGCAAGGAATTTGCCCTTTAAATCAGTTGGTAAATCAACAATAACCCATTGTGTTGCATCGGGGAGCATAGCAATGACTTCAGGTTTGATTTTAATTTCTTCTCCTGTTTCTTTATTGGTTAATTCGAAACGGATAAAGGCATCTTTATTCAGATTCCCTTTGTTATGTATTTTCAGCGCCAGTCTGCGGCTTTTGTTTTTACCATTATCATATATTCCGCGATCGTCGAACGAAAGGAATTCCAGTTCCCCGGCATTTAAGCCTCTTGGGACATAATAAACCTGCACACCAACCTCCATTAAGACATTAAGACCAATTTTGGCTGCATTTTTCTGCTGTGCTTCCTGTTCTTTTACCTGTGTAAAAAAAAGCATGCTGTGCGTTAGCTGTTTTGCGTCTGGCGGAATAGTTAATGACACAATTACCTGTTTATTTTCTCCTGGTTGTACAGAAACAGCATTTGAAGAGAGCGTTATCCACTTAGCATTCGATAAGGGTTTTGTATTGCTGTCGTAATATATTTTGGTACCCACTGAGTCTCTGTCCCAGTCCTGTATTCTGGTTATAAAGGAAAGCGTTGTTTTCGAGGTATTACCAAATGTTACAGTTTGACTGACAGTTTCGCCTGGGTTTCCACTAAAAAAAATTCTGGAAGGAGAAATAGAAAAGCCTTGTCCACTAGCTGTATTTAGCAGCAGAGTAGCAAGGCCTAAGGTGAATAGAGCAGTTAATAACCTCATCAAGATGATTATGGTTGTGTAATTGTATAGACGACATTTGTCGCATAAGTTCCGCTCTGTTTGCCAATAAGGGCGGCAGCAGTTGGAATAGAATAATTTACATTAAAGGCTGTAGCAACAGTTGGAGAGGCAGCAGTAATCAGTGCCTGATTAGTTGTGGTCAGTGCAGGAGTAGCATAAGTTGCACCGGTAGTTGGTGTGCTTGGATCTATGCTGACCTGTACAACACTTAAAGGTACCGGCGTTGCATTACCTACAATCGTATTGAATTCGGCAGTAGCTTTTACAGCTACACTATATGATTTGTTACTGACAACAGTAAAATGATTGGCTTTAGCCACCGTTTTACTTCCTGCATAATCAGCTGCAGTTGAATAATTGAAAACTACGTCAGGAGTTGGCCCCAATGTAATGGAGAAAGCGTCTGCCAGTACGATGCTAAGTGGTACATTTGCAGTTACAGTCTGAGCACTGGCTTTCAGGTTGAAAAGAGTGATGACAGCCAGCAGTGCGGCGATGAGGAGTAGAATCTTTTTCATGAGCTTTGAAATACGTTAATTACAAAAATATAGCTAAAAGGAATACTAAATCGCTAAAATAATGACACATGTTGATGTCACATAAATTATATTGATTTGAACGTAATCGTGAAAGCAGTGCCCTTGTCCACTTCACTATCAACAGTGATTCTGCCCCCCATTGAAGTGACCTGGGTTTTGGTAATAAACAAGCCGACGCCACTTCCGATAACATGGCTGTGAAAACGCTGATTGAGTTCGAAAATTTTATCACTATATCTGGTGAGGTCGATTCCTATACCATTATCAGTAAAAATAAGCACTACATTTCCATCCTCATTTTTCCTGGTAATAATTTCGATTCTCAGTGGTCTGCCGGCCGAACTATACTTTATGGAGTTGGACATCAGGTTCATGAGTACACTTTCCAGATAGCTTTTGGGAAACGGAATCATCTCACACAGGAAATCAGTGTGCATATTAATTCCCAGTTTGAGGATTTGTTTATTGAAATAATTGCAGACTTTTTTAAATATACAGGAAACACTAACGTCTTCTACGATTACTTTTTTATTGCTTTTAATACTTAGCATTTGTGTCAGGTCATAAATAGTCTCATTCAGCTTGGAAGCTGAATCCCTGAACATGTCTACAATTGTTTTATTATATTCATCCAGATGGTCGTAATTGAGAATATCAATGAGGCCGATCAGATTAGATAAAGGGGCACGGAGATTATGTGAAGTAATATAGGCAAACTGATTCAGATCCTGATTTCTGGTAGTCAGATCTTCTATCAGCTGATCTCTCTCGTAGATTATTTTATTTCGGGTGATATAATCGCGAAAATTAGTCGCCAATGCACTAAAGTCTGAGTTTTTAATCATAGTGTCCTTCAATTGAGTTGACATGAGTTTAAATTCATTGGAGATGTCAGCTATCAGACAAACATCTTGCCATACTCTGATTAAAAAGGCGCGCTGAGCGGTCTGATTTTACTCCCATTAGGAATAATCAGCGCTTATGACCTGGTATACCGTTTTTTCTTTTATGTAATGTAGTTGTCTGTTTATCAGTATTATGGCTATATGTGTAACGCAATACTTTATTCAAAAACCGAATCATGGTAAAGATTTGCCCAGCTTATTTTGATTATGCATCATTGTTGTTTAATAACAGATGTGCAAGTGTTGCTTCTGCAGCTGTGTTTGCAGCGAGGCTTAAGATATATTCATCTCTGGAGCCATCTCCTGTATAATCAGTATTTTTATTACCCAGAAGATCGGTGACGCCATTCAATGGGTTGTAAATGGTGATTTTTATATCACCTTCTGTAAAACCATTGCTGATCAGCAATCTGTAAGCAGTTTCTGCTTTATTTTCTTCCTGATAGACCTTTGTGATTATCTGATAGGGGATGTGATCAGTGTAACTTCCATGAGATTTTTTAGCGTCTTCACTCGCCTCGTCAAAATCTTTATGTCCGTATACTTCAGAATCAGTCGATACGATGCTATTTCCCTTTTTATAATCTGGCAGTACACTAATCTGTTGTGCCGTAATATTTGGCAGTGTTGCCTGTTCAGTATCTTTATTCAGTTCTGCTACACCGACAGGAATTAAAACCTCGCGTTCTTCAATATGCCATACATTTCCTTTAAGGTTGAGTACCAGGTAGCGTACTTTTTGTTGCTCCCTGTCAAATAATAAATCAGTGATTGTACCTATGAATTGCTGAGCTGAATTGACAACTTTCCATTTAATAATATCTGGCTGGCCATCTTTAACCGCAAAAACACTGCTGCTTAATGCGCTTAGATTTTTTATCTCGTGTTCATTCTCTTTGTGTTCCATAATTAACCTATTATCTGTTTAACACAAACAATTGAAAACTGCCATTGTTCTTTCCAATCTATCTCAGTAAGCTCATTCGTTAACTGATATCTTATTTTGGTTTAACCGGGTGATGTTTATAACTGTCAATAACTTTTTTTTTGTATTCGGAGACGTGTCTTAATAATTTAATTTTAACTATTTGTTTATCAGTTGTTTGTTTTAGTGGTTTTTGCTGAGTTAACTATAAAGACCAGAAATAGCAGGCGTTGATAAGTTTCAATTATTGAGTTATTCACATGAAAATGTGGATAACTCAAAGGTGTTATGGGTAATGACAGCATTGAAATCAGACTATTAGACATAAAAAAGCCCGCCCCTTTTAAAGGGCAGGTTTTTTCTCTTTATATTGAGGTGTTGTTATTGAATTACAACGCCATCTTTGCCAATTTTTAATGAAGCTGTTTCTTCACCTTTTTTAGCATCAACCTGATAATATTCAGCTTTTTTAGCATCAGTTATTTTGAATGCTGCAATTGGCGCCCAGTCTTTATATTTATCTGAAGTTAAAGTCGCTTTTACTGCATCAGGTAACTCCTCAATTTTAACCGGAGTTTTAGTTGTACTGTCTTGTTGAGATACGATAGCAACAGGGTTTTTAATATCGTTTGCTTTAACTGTTGAAACTCCTGCGAATGCTAATATGGCTGCACCTAAAATTAAATTTTTCATATTTCTATATTTTAAAAATGTTTTATACGACGATTCGTATGAACACATACTAGATAATGATGCCAATGATTTTTATCTATTTAATTAATTGATAATGAGTATTTTAGTTTTTTACTGTACATAATTTAGTGTAGAGAAACTCCACAATCTGGTGCCTGTAGAATCAATCAGATTCATTTTTCTAAGCTAAAACGAATTAATGACATCAGTATGCATGTATACCCTTTGTTAAACGGGAAATTATCCAATGTGTGGTGTTGAGACAATTGTCCCAAATGGAGAGTCCAAATTTTATTTTAATATAAATAATTCATTTATTGACTAGATTTACACCTTTATATTAGAATAATATGTGTGGAATAGTAGGATATATAGGTTATAGAGAAGCGTGGCCAATTGTGCTGAAGGGCTTAAAAAGATTAGAATACCGTGGGTATGACAGTGCAGGAATTGCATTGATTAATCCTGATGGATTGCATTTATACAAAAAAGCAGGAAAGGTTCAGGAGCTTGAAAATTTTGCTGAAGGAAAAGATCAGTCAGGGACTATAGGTATGGGACATACCCGTTGGGCAACCCATGGTGAACCATCTGATCGGAATTCACATCCTCATACTTCCAATGATGGTAAATTAACCATTATTCATAATGGAATTATAGAGAATTATGCTACACTGAAAGAAGAACTGCTTTCAAGAGGCCATATCTTCAACAGTGATACCGATACAGAAGTACTGATTCATCTGGTTGAAGAAATCTATAAAAAAGAGAATACAGACTTATTGGAAGCTGTGCGTCTGGCATTACATCAGGTTAGTGGTGCTTATGCTATTGTAATTATGGACAATGATCATCCTGATCAGCTTATAGCAGCCAGAAAAGGTAGTCCTATGGTGATTGGTGTTGGTACAGGAGAATATTTTATTGCTTCGGATGCTACACCAATTATTGAGTATACAAAAAATGTAATCTATCTGAATGATAATGAAATTGCTTTTCTGAAACGTGATGAGTTACTGATTAAGCGACTGGATAATATCATACAGACCCCTTATATCCAGGAACTGGAACTTAAGCTTGAGATGCTTGAAAAAGGTGGTTATGAGCACTTCATGTTAAAGGAGATTTTTGAGCAGTCCAGATCTATCAGAGATTGTATGAGAGGTCGTATATATCCTAACGAAGGAAGAGTACAGCTGGGTGGAATCAAAGAATATGCTGATAAGCTTAAAAATATAGACCGGATAATTATTGTTGCCTGCGGAACCTCATGGCATGCGGGATTGGTTGGAGAGTATTTAATAGAGGAGTATGCAAGGATACCGGTTGAAGTTGAGTATGCTTCAGAGTTCCGTTACAGAAATCCGATTATTACCGAAAAGGATGTGGTTATTGCAATTTCTCAATCCGGAGAAACAGCAGATACTATGGCCGCGATAGAAATGGCCAAAGAAAAAGGGGCAACTATTTTTGGAGTTTGTAATGTTGTCGGAGCTTCTATTCCACGACTTACTCATGCAGGTGTTTATACCCATGCCGGTCCTGAAATTGGAGTTGCTTCTACAAAGGCATTCACCGCTCAGGTAACTGTACTTACACTGATGGCTTTTTATATGGCACAGCAGAAAGGTACTTTGACACAAGCCAAATTGGTAGAGTTGTTAACTGAACTGGATTGTATTCCTGAGAAAATCACCAAAGCCTTAGCATCTAATGAGCTGATCAAAGAGATTGCCCATAAATTTAAAGATTCCAGAAACTGTCTGTTCCTGGGTAGAGGAAGTGGTTTTCCTGTAGCTCTTGAAGGTGCATTGAAATTAAAAGAGATATCTTATATCCATGCTGAAGGATATCCGGCAGCTGAAATGAAACATGGCCCGATTGCACTGATTGACGAAGAAATGCCGGTAGTGGTGATCGCTACTAAAAACTCTTCTTACGAGAAGGTAATCAGTAATATTCAGGAAGTAAAAGCAAGAAAAGGAATTGTTCTGGCTATTGTAACTGAAGGTGATACTGAAGTTCGTAAAATGGCAGACTATTGTATAGAGATTCCTGATTCAAGTGAGGCTTTCTTACCATTACTGGCTACTATACCATTACAGTTGCTTTCTTATCATATTGCTTTGTTAAGAGGATGTAATGTGGATCAGCCAAGAAATCTGGCAAAATCCGTAACTGTAGAATAAGAATAAGAGTTTTTCTGCTATACAAAAGGCCCCCGGTTTATTTAAACCGGGGGCCTTTTATTTTCCTGTAATTGATATCAAAACAATTTCTCTCTGAAGAGAAATGTGTTTTAAGAAGCGATAGTAGCAGTTGTTCTGCCCACCACCATCTTTTTTACCGTTTCTATAATTCCGGTCTTATCATAACCACAGATTGCCCATAACTCACTCTGTTCCCCATGGTCAACAACCTTATCCGGAATACCCAGACGGATTACATTGGCCTGGTAATGGTGATCAGCCATAAATTCCAGAACTGCTGAACCCATCCCGCCTTGCAGACAGCCATCTTCTACAGTGATTATTTTTTTATAGCGTTTAAAAACATCATGCAGCAAAGCCTCATCCAGAGGTTTAACAAAACGCATATCATAATGTGCCGGATGAATACCTTCCGTATTTAGGTCTTTACAAGCTTCAACAGCGAAGTTACCCACGTTTCCGATAGTCAGAATAGCGACTTCCTCTCCATCACAAATTTTTCTGCCCTTTCCAACCTCAATAGTTTTGAAAGGACGTTTCCAGTCTACCATCACTCCATTTCCTCTGGGGTAACGAATAGAAAAAGGCCCCATGTTTTCCAGCTGTGCCGTATACATCAGGTTTCTGAGCTCTTCTTCGTTCATTGGGGCAGCAACAGTCATGTTAGGTATACAGCGCATGTAAGCCAGATCATAAGCACCGTGGTGCGTTGCGCCGTCAGAACCTGCAAAACCTGCACGATCCAGACAAAAAACAACATTTAAGTTTTGTATAGCCACATCATGGATCACCTGATCATAAGCGCGCTGCATAAAACTGGAATAAATATTACAGAAAGGCAGCATGCCCTGCGTTGCTAATCCGGCAGAGAAAGTAACCGCATGCTGTTCAGCAATACCCACGTCAAATGCGCGGTCAGGCATTGCTTTCATCATGATGTTCATCGATGATCCCGAAGGCATAGCAGGGGTAATCCCTACAATATTTTTATTAGCCTCAGCAAGTTCAACCAGTGTATGTCCGAAAACATCCTGGTATTTTGGTGGCTGCGGTTTATCAGTTACAGACTTTTTAATTTCACCGGTGATCTTATCAAAAAGACCTGGCGCATGCCATTTGGTCTGATCCTTCTCTGCTAATGCAAAGCCTTTTCCTTTAACAGTTACACAATGTAATAGCTTGGGGCCGGGAATATCTTTAAGATCTTTCAGCACAGCAGCTAATTTTTTCACGTCGTGACCATCAACCGGGCCAAAATATCTGAAATTTAACGATTCAAAAAGGTTGCTTTGATTCAATAAAGTCCCTTTGATGCTCTTCTCTATCTTTTTGACGAATTTATGTGCATTAGGACCAAGTTCAGAAAGTTTGATCAGTACATTTGAAATATCATCCCTGAACCGGTTATAAGATTTAGAAGTGGTAATATTTGTTAAATATTCTTTAAGTGCACCAACATTCGGATCAATAGACATGCAGTTGTCATTCAGAATAACCAGCAGGTTTGAATTTTCAATTCCAGCGTGGTTAAGTCCTTCGAAAGCAAGTCCGGCAGTCATTGAACCATCACCAATTACGGCTACATGCTGACGGTCTTTTTCACCTTTTAACTGTGAAGCTACAGCCATACCCAATGCTGCAGAAATTGAGGTAGAAGAGTGACCAACACCCATGGTATCGTATTCACTTTCACTGATATTCGGAAAACCGCTTATACCATTAAGTAACCGGTTGGTATGAAAGACAGATTTCCTGCCGGTAAGAATTTTATGGCCGTAAGCCTGATGGCCCACGTCCCAGACTAATTTATCATAAGGAGTATTCAGAACGTAATGTAAAGCAACAGTAAGCTCTACAACACCAAGACTGGAAGAAAAATGGCCCCCGTTTACGCTAACAGTATCAATGATGTACTGACGTAATTCCTGGCTGATTTGTTCCAGATCATCTTCTTTATACTGCTTTAAGTCAGCAGGATAATTTATGTTTGGTAGTAATGGAGATTTGAAGTTTTCCATGCAGGGTTTAATAGACAACAATATACAAAGTACGGGATTTTAGTTAAGATAAACACAAAATAATAGTCATTCAAATAACAGGAACGTTTTTGGTTTGAGGGATAGGGCATTTAAGCTATTTAAACCCATAAATAAACTATAAACAATTTGAGCATCTAAATTTCAACAGCTTCTGGTGAAAATGATTATTTTTACAAAAATATACTTTGATAAATGGAACGAGATACTTTAATTTTTGATTTGATTGACAGGGAATTAGACCGTCAGGAAAATGGCCTTGAGCTGATTGCTTCAGAGAATTTCGTAAGCAAACAGGTAATGGAAGCTGCGGGTTCAGTATTAACTAACAAGTATGCTGAAGGCTTACCAGGCAAACGTTATTATGGCGGTTGTCAGGTAGTTGATGAGGTTGAGAACATTGCGATTGAACGTGCAAAAAAACTATTTGGTGCTGAATGGGTAAATGTTCAGCCGCACTCTGGTGCACAGGCTAATGCAGCTGTGATGCTGGCAGTAATACAACCTGGCGATAAGATTCTGGGATTTGACCTGTCACATGGCGGGCACTTAACACACGGTTCTCCTGTTAATTTTTCAGGTAAATTGTATCAACCACTTTTCTACGGAGTAAAAAAAGAAGACGGGCTGATTGACTATGCAAAACTGGAAGAAGTGGCTTTGGCTGAACGTCCAAAACTGATTATCTGCGGTGCATCTGCTTATTCAAGAGAATGGGATTATGCATTTATCCGTAGCGTAGCTGATAAAATTGGTGCATTGGTTCTTGCTGATATATCACATCCTGCAGGACTGATTGCAAGAGGCTTGCTGGCTAACCCGCTTCCGCACTGTCATATTGTAACCACAACGACCCATAAAACACTGCGTGGTCCTCGTGGCGGACTGATCATGATGGGTAAAGATTTTGAAAATCCATTTGGTTTGAAAACTCCTAAAGGGGAAACCAGAATGATGTCATCCGTTTTAGATATGGCTGTTTTCCCTGGAACTCAGGGTGGACCATTAGAGCATATTATTGCAGCTAAAGCAATTGCATTTGGCGAAGCTTTAAGTGACGAATATCTTGTTTATATCAAGCAGGTACAGGCTAATGCTCAGGCAATGGCAAAAGCATTTGTGAACAGAGGTTACGGTATCATCTCCGGAGGTACAGATAATCACTTAATGCTGATCGATCTGCGTAATAAAAATATAACTGGAAAAGTTGCAGAAAATGCGCTTGAAAAAGCAGATATTACCGTGAACAAGAATATGGTGCCGTTTGACGATAAATCTCCTTTTGTAACTTCAGGTATACGTGTAGGAACTGCTGCAATCACAAGCAGAGGATTTAAAGAGCAGGAAATGGAGAAAATTGTTGATTTAATAGATCAGGTTTTAACTAATCCGGAAGATGATGCCCATTTGAGTGAAGTGAGAAGACAAGTGACTGAATTGGTTGCAGGTTTTCCATTATACAAGTAACAAATACGGGTTAATCAATTATGCCAATAAATACAGGAGTATTATCACCTAGTGAAAAGGAAAGATTATGTGCTTTGTACACATATCACATCCTCGATACTCCCGTAGAGAAAAGCTTTGATAACCTTGCCAGACTGGCAACACAAATATTTAATATGCCCATTGCCTTGATTTCTCTTCTGGATAAAGAGAGGCAATGGGTTAAATCTGCTGTCGGAACCGAAGTAAAAGAGTTCCCCCGTGAACAATCCTTTTGTGAATATACGATCAGAGGAAATAGTGTATTCGAAATTCCCGACACTTTACAGGACAGCCGTTTTGCTGATTACCCCGTAGTCACAGGTACACCCAATGTCAGATATTATGCCGGAGCACCGCTGATTGATGATAATGGATATGCCCTTGGTACGCTCTGCCTGTTTGATCAGGTTCCCCGTCAACTGAATGATAATCAGAAAGATATTCTAAAGAGTATAGCTGAAGAAGTTGTAGTGCATCTGGTTCTGAAAAAGAAAGATGAACAGATCCGCTCGAGCGTTACGCGTTGTCAGGAGCTGCTGGATATTACCGGTGTCTCACCGGAAATTCATTGTATTCTTGATTTCAGAGGAAAGGTTTTGTTTGTTAATGAAGCTGTGACCCGTTTGCTGGGCTATACTGTAGCCGAAGCAATGGAACTGGGGCTTTTAGATGTATGTTATCCTGAAGATGTTCCCCGGGTTATCAAAAGTATCGAATCGGGGCTGAAAAGCAATTATAAAGAACTTCATATTGATTTCCGTGTAGTTGGCCGGGATCAGATCATTCGCTGGATCAGCTGGTCGCTGGTGTCCAAGAATCGCCGCTGGTATACCTATGGCAGAGACATCACCGATAATAAAAAGATTGAGAGTGATTTGATGCGGTTGTCTTTTGTGGCCAGTAAAGTCAATAATGCTGTAGTGATCAATGACGCAGATAACCATGTAACCTGGGTCAATGCAGCCTTTGAGAAGATAACCGGCTTTAGCCTGGAAGATGTCAGGGGAAAGCGTCTTGGAGATTTGATTATCGGGCCCAATACTGATCTGGAATTAATTGCAGAAGTAAGAAAACTG
This portion of the Pedobacter lusitanus genome encodes:
- a CDS encoding sensor histidine kinase, translated to MSTQLKDTMIKNSDFSALATNFRDYITRNKIIYERDQLIEDLTTRNQDLNQFAYITSHNLRAPLSNLIGLIDILNYDHLDEYNKTIVDMFRDSASKLNETIYDLTQMLSIKSNKKVIVEDVSVSCIFKKVCNYFNKQILKLGINMHTDFLCEMIPFPKSYLESVLMNLMSNSIKYSSAGRPLRIEIITRKNEDGNVVLIFTDNGIGIDLTRYSDKIFELNQRFHSHVIGSGVGLFITKTQVTSMGGRITVDSEVDKGTAFTITFKSI
- the dxs gene encoding 1-deoxy-D-xylulose-5-phosphate synthase, with amino-acid sequence MENFKSPLLPNINYPADLKQYKEDDLEQISQELRQYIIDTVSVNGGHFSSSLGVVELTVALHYVLNTPYDKLVWDVGHQAYGHKILTGRKSVFHTNRLLNGISGFPNISESEYDTMGVGHSSTSISAALGMAVASQLKGEKDRQHVAVIGDGSMTAGLAFEGLNHAGIENSNLLVILNDNCMSIDPNVGALKEYLTNITTSKSYNRFRDDISNVLIKLSELGPNAHKFVKKIEKSIKGTLLNQSNLFESLNFRYFGPVDGHDVKKLAAVLKDLKDIPGPKLLHCVTVKGKGFALAEKDQTKWHAPGLFDKITGEIKKSVTDKPQPPKYQDVFGHTLVELAEANKNIVGITPAMPSGSSMNIMMKAMPDRAFDVGIAEQHAVTFSAGLATQGMLPFCNIYSSFMQRAYDQVIHDVAIQNLNVVFCLDRAGFAGSDGATHHGAYDLAYMRCIPNMTVAAPMNEEELRNLMYTAQLENMGPFSIRYPRGNGVMVDWKRPFKTIEVGKGRKICDGEEVAILTIGNVGNFAVEACKDLNTEGIHPAHYDMRFVKPLDEALLHDVFKRYKKIITVEDGCLQGGMGSAVLEFMADHHYQANVIRLGIPDKVVDHGEQSELWAICGYDKTGIIETVKKMVVGRTTATIAS
- a CDS encoding PRC-barrel domain-containing protein, which produces MEHKENEHEIKNLSALSSSVFAVKDGQPDIIKWKVVNSAQQFIGTITDLLFDREQQKVRYLVLNLKGNVWHIEEREVLIPVGVAELNKDTEQATLPNITAQQISVLPDYKKGNSIVSTDSEVYGHKDFDEASEDAKKSHGSYTDHIPYQIITKVYQEENKAETAYRLLISNGFTEGDIKITIYNPLNGVTDLLGNKNTDYTGDGSRDEYILSLAANTAAEATLAHLLLNNNDA
- the glyA gene encoding serine hydroxymethyltransferase: MERDTLIFDLIDRELDRQENGLELIASENFVSKQVMEAAGSVLTNKYAEGLPGKRYYGGCQVVDEVENIAIERAKKLFGAEWVNVQPHSGAQANAAVMLAVIQPGDKILGFDLSHGGHLTHGSPVNFSGKLYQPLFYGVKKEDGLIDYAKLEEVALAERPKLIICGASAYSREWDYAFIRSVADKIGALVLADISHPAGLIARGLLANPLPHCHIVTTTTHKTLRGPRGGLIMMGKDFENPFGLKTPKGETRMMSSVLDMAVFPGTQGGPLEHIIAAKAIAFGEALSDEYLVYIKQVQANAQAMAKAFVNRGYGIISGGTDNHLMLIDLRNKNITGKVAENALEKADITVNKNMVPFDDKSPFVTSGIRVGTAAITSRGFKEQEMEKIVDLIDQVLTNPEDDAHLSEVRRQVTELVAGFPLYK
- the glmS gene encoding glutamine--fructose-6-phosphate transaminase (isomerizing); the encoded protein is MCGIVGYIGYREAWPIVLKGLKRLEYRGYDSAGIALINPDGLHLYKKAGKVQELENFAEGKDQSGTIGMGHTRWATHGEPSDRNSHPHTSNDGKLTIIHNGIIENYATLKEELLSRGHIFNSDTDTEVLIHLVEEIYKKENTDLLEAVRLALHQVSGAYAIVIMDNDHPDQLIAARKGSPMVIGVGTGEYFIASDATPIIEYTKNVIYLNDNEIAFLKRDELLIKRLDNIIQTPYIQELELKLEMLEKGGYEHFMLKEIFEQSRSIRDCMRGRIYPNEGRVQLGGIKEYADKLKNIDRIIIVACGTSWHAGLVGEYLIEEYARIPVEVEYASEFRYRNPIITEKDVVIAISQSGETADTMAAIEMAKEKGATIFGVCNVVGASIPRLTHAGVYTHAGPEIGVASTKAFTAQVTVLTLMAFYMAQQKGTLTQAKLVELLTELDCIPEKITKALASNELIKEIAHKFKDSRNCLFLGRGSGFPVALEGALKLKEISYIHAEGYPAAEMKHGPIALIDEEMPVVVIATKNSSYEKVISNIQEVKARKGIVLAIVTEGDTEVRKMADYCIEIPDSSEAFLPLLATIPLQLLSYHIALLRGCNVDQPRNLAKSVTVE